The following are encoded in a window of Rosa chinensis cultivar Old Blush chromosome 4, RchiOBHm-V2, whole genome shotgun sequence genomic DNA:
- the LOC112196788 gene encoding uncharacterized protein LOC112196788, producing the protein MALEWVVLGYAAGAEAVMVLLLTLPGLDGLRKGLVAVTRNLLKPFLSVVPFCLFLLMDIYWKYENRPNCDGDSCTPSEHLRHQKSIMKSQRNALLIAAALIFYWLLYTVTHLVVRIEQLNQSVERLKKNKD; encoded by the coding sequence ATGGCTCTAGAGTGGGTGGTGCTAGGCTACGCCGCGGGCGCAGAGGCCGTGATGGTCCTCCTCCTCACGCTCCCCGGCCTCGACGGCCTCCGCAAGGGCCTCGTGGCCGTCACGCGCAACCTCCTCAAGCCCTTCCTCTCGGTGGTGCCCTTCTGCCTCTTCCTCCTCATGGACATCTACTGGAAGTACGAGAATCGGCCGAACTGCGACGGCGACTCCTGCACTCCGTCCGAGCACCTCCGCCACCAGAAGTCCATCATGAAGAGCCAGCGCAACGCGCTTCTCATCGCCGCGGCGCTCATCTTCTACTGGCTGCTCTACACCGTCACTCACCTCGTCGTCCGGATCGAGCAGCTGAACCAGAGCGTGGAGCGATTGAAGAAGAATAAGGACTGA